Sequence from the Nitrincola iocasae genome:
CCATCGCTGTTCGGCACCTAACCAGCCGGCATCCAGTTTTCGACTGCCTGAGTCCCGTACCACCAGTTGTCTGTGGTGGCGAAGATTCTCTAGCGTCAGTGGTGTGGGAAGCTGGTGCAGTGGGTGTTGTGGGTGTGCAACGGCAATAAATTCAATATTCATCAATGCCTGCCCGATAAAACCAGGGGGTACCCGGCCACCAATAACCAGGTCAGCCTCCCGGCGTAACAGCGCTTCATCTGTGCCACTCAGGGTACTTTCGGCCAGCAGAATGCGTGTCTGGGGTTGTTCATCAGCAAAACGGTTCAGTGCTTGCAGAATAAGATCTTCAGGAAAGATGGTATCGATGGTCAGGTGGATTTCTGCCTCCCAGCCCTGGGCAAAGTGTTTGGCCAGGGTCTCCACTCTGTGAGCATGTTCGGTAAGATCCCGCGCGTGTCGCAGCAAGGCTTCTCCTGCTTCAGTCAACTGAGCGCGTCGCCCCTCAATACGGAAAACAGCAACACCCAGGCTTTGTTCCAGCCGGTTGATGGCATAGCTGACTGAAGACTGGCTTTTACGCAGTGTTTCGGCTGCCTGAGCGTAGCCTTGTGAATCAACTACGGTGATAAAGGTCTGCCATTGTTCAAGCGTTACTTGCATAAATAATACATCTAAATTTTGGATTAAATTAAGCTAATTATTGCTGTTTATTATCTATAAATCAAACCTCATAATATCCTCATCAAATCGAATCACAGGAGCGATGTAATGAAAACCTTACTTCATGTTAAAAGCAGTATATTTGGTGATGACGGCCAGTCAGTGCAGTTGGCTGATCGCCTGATCAAGCGTTGGCTGCAGCAAAACCCGGAAGGGCAGGTGGTGGTGCGTGACCTGGCTGCTGAGCCCATCGCCCATTTTGATATGCAGACGATTGCAGCCCTGTCTGCTGAAGCGGAGCAGCGTAGTCCGGAGCAGCAGGCTATAGTTGCACTGTCAGACCAGCTAATTACTGAACTCCAGGAAGCTGATGTGCTGGTGCTGGCAGCGCCTATGTACAACTTCGCTGTCCCTTCACAATTGAAAGCCTGGTTTGACCAGATTGCCAAAAATGGGGTGACCTTCCGTTATACAGAGCAGGGACCCGTAGGCTTGCTGCAGGATCGCCCGGTATATGTATTGGCAACACGTGGTGGTCAGTACCGTGAAGCGGGCCTGGATTTTCAGGTACCCTGGATAAAGCTGATTCTCGGCTTTGTCGGATTGAAGCAGGTCGAGGTGGTGTATGCTGAAGGTCTGAATATGGCGGGTGCCGATGTTGCTATTGAGCAGGCACGCGTCGAACTGGATGCTTTAACACTAAGTTAAAGCGGGAGGTGAGCTATGCAAGCTCGAAAAGTTAAACGTATTATTAAAGCCGTTGATAGTCAGGATGGCGCGGGCGTTAAGCTTAAGCGCAGTATCGGGAATCGGCAGAATCTGCGCATAGATCCATTTTTGATGCTGGATATGTTCTCATCGGATAATCCTGATGACTATATTGCCGGATTTCCACCCCATCCGCACCGTGGCTTTGAAACTGTCACCTACATGTTGAACGGGAGTATGTTGCACCGTGATCACATGGGTAATGAAGGTTTGCTGGGTACGGGGGGAGTGCAGTGGATGACGGCAGGGCGGGGCGTTATCCATGAGGAGCGCCCGCAACAGGAGTCAGGGCTGATGCGAGGGTTTCAGCTTTGGATAAATCTGCCCGCCGCTGAAAAAATGAAGCCGCCCGCCTATCAAAATATTGAGCCTGAGCAGGTCCCGGTTATTCAGGCTGATCGGGCAACAATACGCCTGGTAGCGGGTGAGTTAGAGATAGATGGGCAGGGGTACAAAGGTCCGGTGCAAGGCATAGTTACCCAGCCGGTGTTTATCGACATCAGTCTGGAGCCCCATAGCCGTTTAACGCTGCCTTTGGCATCCATGCTCAGTGGTTTTGTCTATCTGTTTGAAGGTGAAGCGGAGTTGAACGATGAGGCGCTATTACCGGAAGCGGCCATAGAGCTGGGTGATGGCGATGAGCTTAGTCTGAGTAGCAAGGACCAGCCAGCCAGGTTGTTGTTGATCGCTGCCAAGTCGCTGAATGAACCTGTTGTGCAGTACGGACCCTTTGTGATGAATAGCATGGAGCAGATAGAGCAGGCATTGAATGACTATCGTGATGGCGTATTCACGGGTTGATGATTACGCTTTACCAAGAAGTCGCTTCAGGTTTTTCGTGAAGCGACTTTTCGTTGCGTTGTTGATTGACTTGCTCATTGAGTTGTTCTAACAGTTGATTCAGATTGAACACCTGCGTATCTAATTCATGCTTGGTGTTCAGTCGCTGCAGTTGCTTCTGTGCACTGCGGAACTTATGCACAGCCACTTGAGCCCCCCGATCACTCAACGCCTGTTGGGCATCTTGTAGTAGTAAATCGCAGTTGCAGCGCACATAGGCATTTTTCAGCTGCTGCAACTGCACTTGGCAAGTTTGGGTGTTAATGGCGCTCTGCTGTTTCAGACTATTAATCAGTTGAGCTGTTTCACGTATAAGGGCACGGTTGCGTTGTGCTGTGTTACGGTCATGAAACAGTGTGATTTGGTCTTTTGGAAACGCCGGTGGGCTGAAAGGCTCTTTATCTCGCTCGTCCAGCTTTTGCAGTGCTTGCTGGTGTCCGGTAGAACGATCCAGTTTGCTGGCACTGTGCCAGAGACTGCGCAGATAGCTGATTAGTAATCTTTTCAGTTCCACTGTCTGGAATTCAGCTGGCAAACTATCGAGCAGGTGCTCTGTACCCCGAATCTGGTTGCGTACAGCAAGCAACTGCATCTGTCTTTCACGGCGTTGGTTTTCGGCTGTTTGAATAGCAATAGCCACCATGGCCATGAAGAAGACTCCAGTCAGGATAATTGCAGCAGTTTCTGTTGGCGTCATAATGTATATCGGTTACTCGAGGTAGACACATCAATACTAACCTAGTCTGACGCTTCCCGCATTGAATTGGCTCAACCAATGAGCTGGAAAGCAAAAGATTGCATGGATTTTGAATTTTTTTAATGTCAGGTGTTGACGAGCATTATCTGTCTACGTATTATTTGCGCCTCTTCCAGAGCATCACTTGTTTGGAAGAGTGCATGCAAATGCGTATTACGTCCCATTCGTCTAGTGGCCTAGGACATCGCCCTTTCACGGCGGTAACAGGGGTTCGAACCCCCTATGGGACGCCATTTCTACTCAGTAGGCCTGAGCAGAAATAAAGCGGGAATAGCTCAGTTGGTAGAGCACAACCTTGCCAAGGTTGGGGTCGCGAGTTCGAGTCTCGTTTCCCGCTCCAAGTTAGTGTTTGAAAATGTACAACGTCCCATTCGTCTAGTGGCCTAGGACATCGCCCTTTCACGGCGGTAACAGGGGTTCGAACCCCCTATGGGACGCCATTTCTACTCGGTAGGCCTGAGCAGAAATAAAGCGGGAATAGCTCAGTTGGTAGAGCACAACCTTGCCAAGGTTGGGGTCGCGAGTTCGAGTCTCGTTTCCCGCTCCATGTTGATATTTGTAAGTGTATTACGTCCCATTCGTCTAGTGGCCTAGGACATCGCCCTTTCACGGCGGTAACAGGGGTTCGAACCCCCTATGGGACGCCATTTACCTACCCTCCTTTTATTTATTTTTTTATCTGGCTCTTTCTGAACCAAAACCAAGTTTCCCTGGATTTGTTTCTGTGCTTTGTTGCTCAAACAAGGTTTGGATAATTCGGCATTCTGATGTAGTTCCTCCACGGCATTGTCTGACTACCTGGCGTAGTTCATCGGCAAGCGCTTGTAGGGATAGGATTCGCTTTTCCAACTGCAGCAGATGATGAGTAGCAATGGTATCAGCGGCACTGCAGTCTGCATCCGGATTGTCTGCCAGATTCAACAACTCCTGAATGCTATGCAGGTCCAGGCCCAGTGATCGGCCATGGCGAATAAAACCGATTCGTTGTAGTGCCTGGTGATCATAATAGCGATAGCCCTGAGCGCTACGCGCGGGCGCTTGCAGCAACCCCAGTTTTTCATAATGACGAATTGTTTCTGCTGAGCAGCCTGTGAGGGTTGCGACTCGCCCGATGCGATATTTCTCTGACATTTTCTTGACCCTGTAACGATTACAGGGTTTAGGCTAGTAAATACTGTCTAATTACACAAGTGTCGCGGGTGAAGATAATGACTAGGATACCTGAGTTCTTAAGTGTGGCTCTGAGTGCTGCGCCCTGGTTGCTAATGGGGTTGCTGATTGCCGGGCTGATCAAGGCGTATATGCCGGAGCATCTGTTGCAGCGGTGGATGGGTGGGCGAGGTTTTAGTAGCATCGCGCGTGCTGCCGTGATCGGTGTGCCCTTGCCCTTGTGTTCCTGCGGTGCGATTCCAACGGCCTTGGCTTTGCATCGCGGTGGTGCCGGTCGTGGGCCGACTACGGCTTTTTTGATCGGAACCCCTGGAGTTGGCGTAGACTCTATATTACTCACCAGTGTCTTGCTGGGGCCGTTAATGGCGTTTATGCGAGTGTTGGGTGCAGTGGTTACGGCAATTTCAACCGGACTGATGGTTTCTCTAACCGCATTGAACCAGACAACTAAGCTGCCAGTGGTAAAAACCACGCAGGCTTGTTGCGCCAGCAATTGTGGCGCTACAACCGGAAAAAGCCACGACCCTGCGTCTGCATCAAATGATCGGGTGAGAGGGCGTCTGGCCAGCGGTTTGATCTATGCGTTTGGTGACCTGCTGGACGATATCAGTGCCTGGTTAATTGCAGGACTATTGTTGGCTGGCGTGCTGATAACGCTGGTGCCTCCCGAGACTTTGACTGGCTTGTCTGGTGGTATCGGGTCGCTATTGCTGATGGCGATGATAGGCATCCCTCTGTATATCTGCGCTACAGCGGCTACCCCTGTTGCAGCGGGATTATTGCTCTCCGGTATCACGCCTGGGATGGCATTGGTATTTCTGCTGGCTGGCCCTATCACCAGTCTGGCCACGCTGGGGGTGCTCAGACGAGAGTTCGGTAACCTGGCACTGATAGTGTATTTAAGCAGTATCCTCGTGGTGACGACGCTGTTGGGCTGGTTGCTGGATCAGTCGTTGCAATGGCTGATGTTCGATCCGGTGATACAGGCTAGCCAAGTGCAGGAATTGCTGCCCGGATGGCTGGAAGTATCCGCTCTGGGGGTGTTGTTGATACTGATCATGCGACCATTGCGTCAGCGTTTACTGGGGTTCTGATAAGGGCCACCGGTTGAAATTATTACTTTGAACCGCATATAGAGGATTCGGTCACTTACAAGGACTATTTATGGCAATCGCACTGGCAATTCATTCACTGCAAAAAACCTACAACAACGGCTTTGAAGCCCTCAAGGGTATTTCGCTTGAGGTAAAAGAGGGTGACTTCTTTGCGTTGCTGGGCCCGAACGGTGCGGGTAAATCAACTACGCTGGGTATCGTTTCATCGCTGGTGAATAAAACAGCGGGAGAGGTCAAAGTTTTCGGTTATGACCTGGATAGCGAAAAAACGATGGCTAAGATGCAACTGGGTGTAGTTCCACAGGAGTTCAATTTCAACACCTTTGAACGGGTGCTGGATATTCTGATCACTCAGGCAGGCTATTACGGTATTAGCCGAAAACAGGCACTGGAGCGTTCAGAGTTTTACTTAAAGAAACTGGGGTTGTGGGATAAGCGCAACGAAGCCGCACGTATGTTATCGGGTGGCATGAAGCGTCGTTTAATGATTGCCAGAGCGCTGGTGCATGAGCCGAAATTACTGATTCTTGATGAGCCTACAGCGGGGGTTGATATTGAATTGCGACGCTCCATGTGGAGCTTTCTGCAAGAGATTAATGCACGTGGAACGACAATTATTCTGACCACTCATTATCTGGAAGAGGCGGAATCTCTGTGCCGCAATATTGCCATCATCGATCAGGGCCGTATTGTCGAAAATACCAGTATGAAAAGGTTGTTGCAGACGCTGAATACAGAAACTTTTATTCTGGACCTGGCAGCCGATCTAGAGGAAATGCCAATACTATCCGGTTACACCCTACGCCAGATCGATGCACATACCCTGGAAGTTGATATACAAAAGAATATGGGAATGAATCCGCTATTTACGCAATTGTCTGAGCAAGGCGTCACGGTACTGAGCATGCGGAATAAATCTAATCGATTAGAGGAGTTGTTTGTGTCATTGGTAGAAAAAACTCTGGGTAAGGGAGTGCCTGTATGAATGCGCAGCTACTCTTCACTGCTTTCTGGACCTTATTGGTAAAAGAAATACGTCGCTTTAGCCGTATTTGGATACAAACGCTGCTGCCTCCAGCGATTACCATGACGCTGTATTTCATTATATTCGGTAATCTGATCGGATCACGTATTGGTGAAATGGGCGGCTTTGGTTACATGGAGTACATCGCGCCCGGGTTGATCATGATGTCCGTGATCACCAACTCTTACAGCAATGTAGTGTCATCTTTTTTCGGCACCAAGTTTCAACGCAATATTGAAGAGTTGCTGGTGGCCCCGGTACCCAACTGGGTGATACTGGCGGGGTATGTCACCGGAGGGGCTGCACGTGGTTTGGGAGTGGGGGTTATTGTGACGATCTTGTCGCTGTTCTTTACCCAGTTGCATATCAGCCACTTCTGGATCACCCTGAGTACAGTGATACTGACGGCGATCGTGTTCTCGTTGGGTGGCTTTATCAATGCGGTGTATGCCAATAGTTTTGATGATATATCCATCGTACCGACCTTTATTCTGACGCCGCTGACCTATCTGGGTGGTGTGTTTTATTCGATCTCTCTGTTACCGGATTTCTGGCAGGGCGTGTCGCAGTTGAATCCGATTCTGTATATGGTCAACAGCTTCCGCTACGGTATTCTGGGGGTCAGTGATATCAATATCGTGTTTGCGTTTGCTATGATTATAGGCTTCATTGTTGTGTTGAGTGCCTACTCTATGCATCTGCTTAATACCGGTAAAGGAATTCGCAGTTAATGACCGAAAACGATGTGGTAACTCATTCACCTCTGGGACAGGAAACCGGTTATACCAATCAGTATGAGCCGTCATTGCTCTATCCCATCGCCCGAGACCTGAATTGGCAGGCGCGCGGTATTGAGCGCGATAGCTTGCCATTTAAAGGGGTTGATCTGTGGAATGCCTATGAGATCTCCTGGTTGGATCAGAATGGCAAGCCGCTGGTGCGTATCGGTGAATTCCGTATACCGGCTAACTCCAGCCACATCATTGAATCCAAGTCATTCAAGCTTTACCTTAACTCCTTTAATCTGACCCGTTTTCAGTCAGAGTCAGAAGTGCTGGCACGTATGCAGCAGGACCTGAGCACGGCAGCAGGTGGTAAGGTGCAGGTGCGGTTGATCAAGGTCAATGATACCGCCCCGATTGAGCGTTTGCAGGGGGAGTGCCTGGATGAGTTACCGCTGATGGTCACTCAATACAGCCCGGCACCGGAATACTTGAAAACGACAGCTCGAGTGGTGGAAGAGTGTCTGGTTAGCCATCTGCTTAAATCCAATTGCCCGGTAACAGGGCAACCTGACTGGGCGAGTATTCAGATACGCTATAAAGGACCGGCAATCGATCATGCTGGACTGCTGGCTTATCTGATTTCCTACCGTGAAAAGGGTGATTTTCACGAGCAGTGCGTTGAAAATATCTTTATGGATATCTGGCAAGGGTGCAAACCCCAGAAGCTGACTGTCTATGCCCGTTATCTGCGCCGCGGTGGCCTGGATATCAATCCTTATCGTTCCAGTCTGGCAGGAGAGCCGGGGAATCCACGTCTATCACGCCAATAAACCACAGGATAATCCATGAATGCTCTAGATCTGTTGTTAAAGCGCGTTTCATCACCGGTTCTAGACGAGCCTGCTCCCACGGCAGAACAGTTAGATCTTATCTATCGGGCTGCATTGCGTGCTCCGGACCATGGGGGTTTGCGGCCCTACCGTTTTCTTCAGATTGAAGGGGACGGGCGGGAAAAGCTGGGGCAGGTCTTTGTCGATGCGGCGCGTGCAGAGCAAGCGGATATCAGTGAGCAGGAGGTTCAGAAATTACTCAACGCGCCCTTGCGCGCACCGTTGATTATTGTGGCAATTGCCTCCTTGCAGCCGCATCCTAAAGTACCGGCTGTAGAACAGCAACTGGCGGCGGGTTGTGCGGCACATGGCATACTGCTAGCGGCCTTTGCCCAAGGGGTGGATGCTATCTGGCGCAGTGGAGCTATGGCCTTTAATTCACAGGTGATGACCCGCCTGGGACTGGAAGCCAATGAGCAGATTATCGGTTTTATTTATCTTGGCAAGGCGCGTAAGCACCGTGTAGTACCCTGTCCGCAACCGGGTGAGTTTGTACAGAAATGGGGACGTAGATGAACCAGACCGCTTTTTTGCGTGAACTGCAGCAGTCCATTCCCCTGACGCGTGCGATGGCGATTTCTGCCTGTGACTATGATGGCCAACAGTTGCAACTCAGCGCTCCTTTAGCCGCAAATGTAAATGACAAGGGCACCGGATTTGCTGGCTCGCTGACCGCTCTGGCAACTCT
This genomic interval carries:
- a CDS encoding LysR family transcriptional regulator, whose amino-acid sequence is MQVTLEQWQTFITVVDSQGYAQAAETLRKSQSSVSYAINRLEQSLGVAVFRIEGRRAQLTEAGEALLRHARDLTEHAHRVETLAKHFAQGWEAEIHLTIDTIFPEDLILQALNRFADEQPQTRILLAESTLSGTDEALLRREADLVIGGRVPPGFIGQALMNIEFIAVAHPQHPLHQLPTPLTLENLRHHRQLVVRDSGSRKLDAGWLGAEQRWTFSNGSTSIKSVCAGMGFAWYPRVKIQQYLDKGELKPLPLQTGASRFVPLYLVMSEGEFAGPGTRRLAELIQELVNKQSGFKAD
- a CDS encoding FMN-dependent NADH-azoreductase — protein: MKTLLHVKSSIFGDDGQSVQLADRLIKRWLQQNPEGQVVVRDLAAEPIAHFDMQTIAALSAEAEQRSPEQQAIVALSDQLITELQEADVLVLAAPMYNFAVPSQLKAWFDQIAKNGVTFRYTEQGPVGLLQDRPVYVLATRGGQYREAGLDFQVPWIKLILGFVGLKQVEVVYAEGLNMAGADVAIEQARVELDALTLS
- a CDS encoding pirin family protein; the protein is MQARKVKRIIKAVDSQDGAGVKLKRSIGNRQNLRIDPFLMLDMFSSDNPDDYIAGFPPHPHRGFETVTYMLNGSMLHRDHMGNEGLLGTGGVQWMTAGRGVIHEERPQQESGLMRGFQLWINLPAAEKMKPPAYQNIEPEQVPVIQADRATIRLVAGELEIDGQGYKGPVQGIVTQPVFIDISLEPHSRLTLPLASMLSGFVYLFEGEAELNDEALLPEAAIELGDGDELSLSSKDQPARLLLIAAKSLNEPVVQYGPFVMNSMEQIEQALNDYRDGVFTG
- a CDS encoding kinetochore Spc7 family protein, yielding MTPTETAAIILTGVFFMAMVAIAIQTAENQRRERQMQLLAVRNQIRGTEHLLDSLPAEFQTVELKRLLISYLRSLWHSASKLDRSTGHQQALQKLDERDKEPFSPPAFPKDQITLFHDRNTAQRNRALIRETAQLINSLKQQSAINTQTCQVQLQQLKNAYVRCNCDLLLQDAQQALSDRGAQVAVHKFRSAQKQLQRLNTKHELDTQVFNLNQLLEQLNEQVNQQRNEKSLHEKPEATSW
- a CDS encoding MerR family transcriptional regulator is translated as MSEKYRIGRVATLTGCSAETIRHYEKLGLLQAPARSAQGYRYYDHQALQRIGFIRHGRSLGLDLHSIQELLNLADNPDADCSAADTIATHHLLQLEKRILSLQALADELRQVVRQCRGGTTSECRIIQTLFEQQSTETNPGKLGFGSERAR
- a CDS encoding SO_0444 family Cu/Zn efflux transporter; this translates as MTRIPEFLSVALSAAPWLLMGLLIAGLIKAYMPEHLLQRWMGGRGFSSIARAAVIGVPLPLCSCGAIPTALALHRGGAGRGPTTAFLIGTPGVGVDSILLTSVLLGPLMAFMRVLGAVVTAISTGLMVSLTALNQTTKLPVVKTTQACCASNCGATTGKSHDPASASNDRVRGRLASGLIYAFGDLLDDISAWLIAGLLLAGVLITLVPPETLTGLSGGIGSLLLMAMIGIPLYICATAATPVAAGLLLSGITPGMALVFLLAGPITSLATLGVLRREFGNLALIVYLSSILVVTTLLGWLLDQSLQWLMFDPVIQASQVQELLPGWLEVSALGVLLILIMRPLRQRLLGF
- a CDS encoding ABC transporter ATP-binding protein, giving the protein MAIALAIHSLQKTYNNGFEALKGISLEVKEGDFFALLGPNGAGKSTTLGIVSSLVNKTAGEVKVFGYDLDSEKTMAKMQLGVVPQEFNFNTFERVLDILITQAGYYGISRKQALERSEFYLKKLGLWDKRNEAARMLSGGMKRRLMIARALVHEPKLLILDEPTAGVDIELRRSMWSFLQEINARGTTIILTTHYLEEAESLCRNIAIIDQGRIVENTSMKRLLQTLNTETFILDLAADLEEMPILSGYTLRQIDAHTLEVDIQKNMGMNPLFTQLSEQGVTVLSMRNKSNRLEELFVSLVEKTLGKGVPV
- a CDS encoding ABC transporter permease — protein: MNAQLLFTAFWTLLVKEIRRFSRIWIQTLLPPAITMTLYFIIFGNLIGSRIGEMGGFGYMEYIAPGLIMMSVITNSYSNVVSSFFGTKFQRNIEELLVAPVPNWVILAGYVTGGAARGLGVGVIVTILSLFFTQLHISHFWITLSTVILTAIVFSLGGFINAVYANSFDDISIVPTFILTPLTYLGGVFYSISLLPDFWQGVSQLNPILYMVNSFRYGILGVSDINIVFAFAMIIGFIVVLSAYSMHLLNTGKGIRS
- the queF gene encoding NADPH-dependent 7-cyano-7-deazaguanine reductase QueF (Catalyzes the NADPH-dependent reduction of 7-cyano-7-deazaguanine (preQ0) to 7-aminomethyl-7-deazaguanine (preQ1) in queuosine biosynthesis), whose product is MTENDVVTHSPLGQETGYTNQYEPSLLYPIARDLNWQARGIERDSLPFKGVDLWNAYEISWLDQNGKPLVRIGEFRIPANSSHIIESKSFKLYLNSFNLTRFQSESEVLARMQQDLSTAAGGKVQVRLIKVNDTAPIERLQGECLDELPLMVTQYSPAPEYLKTTARVVEECLVSHLLKSNCPVTGQPDWASIQIRYKGPAIDHAGLLAYLISYREKGDFHEQCVENIFMDIWQGCKPQKLTVYARYLRRGGLDINPYRSSLAGEPGNPRLSRQ
- a CDS encoding nitroreductase family protein, producing MNALDLLLKRVSSPVLDEPAPTAEQLDLIYRAALRAPDHGGLRPYRFLQIEGDGREKLGQVFVDAARAEQADISEQEVQKLLNAPLRAPLIIVAIASLQPHPKVPAVEQQLAAGCAAHGILLAAFAQGVDAIWRSGAMAFNSQVMTRLGLEANEQIIGFIYLGKARKHRVVPCPQPGEFVQKWGRR